The DNA region CGACTAGTTTCCTCCAAGTGCTCAAAGCGGTGGGAACACCGATGATCGACGGTTCGGCTGTGCACTTCGTCTACCACGATCCTGAAGCGCGCCATGTATCGCTGGTGGGCGAGTTTAATGAGTGGAACCGGCGGGGCGTCCCCATGACGCCCTTGCGCGACACCGGATTTTTTTACCACACCATGCAAGTCCGAGGACCGGCGCGCGTCGAGTATAAACTGGTGGTCGATGGCGAATGGGAGACCGATCCCCTCTGCCCGAACGCGGTGGAGAACGGCATCGGCGAGCAAAACTCCTTCTTTGTCGTGGGTGATTTCCACGAGCCGCCCGAGCTGGAGGTGAATCCCGCAATTCTCCACGGCCGAGTGGAAGAGTTCGATTTCGAGAGTACGCTGCTCAACAACCGTCGGCGTGTCTATGTCTATCTTCCCCCCAGCTACGAGTCGGACGAAGCGCAACGGTTCCCGACATTTTATGTCCACGATGGCGGTGAATACCTCACCCGCGCACGGCTGGCGACCGTACTGGATAATCTGATTCACAGCCGAGAAGTCACTCCGCTGATTGCCGTCATGGTGGACCCGGTCGATCGTGGCCGCGAATACTGGGCCAACGAAGACTATGGCCGCTTTACCGAGAAAGAACTCTTGCCCCACATCGATGGCCGTTACCGCACGCTGGCGCGGCGTGAGGCGCGCGGCGTGATGGGCGCTTCGCTGGGCGGACTAATCTCGACCTATCTCGCGTTGTCGCGACCTCACCTCTTTTCCAAGGTGGGAGGCCAATCCAGCGCGCTGTTCCTCTTGGAAGGAGCACGCGCCTCCGGTTTGGTGGCGGAACTGCGCAAGCGCGTGGAGATGCTCCAGAAGCACTGGGTCCAGCCGAAGTCACTGACCACCCTGGTGGAAGGGCTTCGTTCCCCCATCGCCTTCTATTTCGATGTGGGCAAGTACGAGCCACAGTTTATTCCCGCGCACCATCGGCTTGTGCCTCTCCTCGAAGCGAAGGGCTGCCCGTGTTTCTTTCAGGAACTGACGGGCGGACATAACTGGACGAGCTGGCGCGCGCATCTGAAAGACATGCTGACGTTTCTGTGGGGAGCACAGGCTCCAATGTTAAGCGACGACGAACAAGCTCAACGAGAAGAGCCTCGGGTTCCGGTGTCAGAGCCTGGGTGGCCCCAATGGGATTTTGAGACACTCTTCCAGCGCTTCGTGAGCAGTTGGGACCGTCTTTTCCCTGGATGGCTGCGACCGAGCGGTTGGGACTCGTCCTTTGCAATGGGCATGGAGAATGGCTCCCTGCTCCTGAAGCTCGTGCTTCCCGGCTTTGCTCCAGATGAGGTCGAAGTGCTGGTGGTCGGCAAGCAGATTGTGATCAAGGGCGAGCGCACCGCCGTACCGGGACCGAGGGAGGGTGTGTCTTCCCTCATGCGCGCGAGTCGATTTGAGCGGATGCTCCCATTGCCGGAAGGCGTGAGTGCGGAACAGGTGAACGCACGCTACCAGGACGGAGTGCTCGAAATTTCCATGCCTGCTCCTCAGGGCATGGTGACGCGGCGTATCCCGATCGAGGTGAAGTGAGAGTGAGGCATTGAAGAATTGAGTCATTGGAGCAATGTCGGCGAGACGATAGAGAAGACTTACCATGCACTGCGCAAACTGTGGCGCGGAAAATCCCACGGGAGCCAGGTTCTGTATCGAGTGCGCCGCCCCTTTCGGAAAACGCTGTCCTGGGTGTGGGGTCGAGAATCTACCCCGGGCCAGGTTCTGTAGTAACTGCGCCACGCCGCTTACCGAGGGCGAAACAGGGAAAGCCTCCAACCCCCAACCCCCAACACCTACCCCCCAATCCCCATCGGGAGAGCGCCGCCAACTGACCGTCATGTTCTGCGACCTTGTCGGTGCTACGGCCCTCTCGGCCCAGCTCGACCCAGAAGACTTGCGGGACGTGGTCCGTAGCTACCAACAGACCAGTGCTACCGTGATCGAACGCGGCGGCGGGCATATCGCGCAATATCTCGGCGACGGGCTGCTCGTGTACTTCGGCTATCCCGTGGCGCATGAAGATGACGCCGCACGAGTGGTGCGGGCAGGGTTGGCCATTATCGCGGCCCTCCAAGAGCGGGGGCCCTCTCCCCTCGTGGGAGAGGGACAGGGTGAGGGGGCCAAGATCAGTGCTATACATCCCCCTCATCCTCACCTTCTCCCCCAAGGGGAGAAGGAACTGCGCCAACTCCACGTGCGCATCGGCATTCACACCGGCCCGGTGGTCATGGGTGAGATGGGTGGGGGAGCAAAGCGC from Deltaproteobacteria bacterium includes:
- a CDS encoding Hsp20 family protein produces the protein METKREEAAPTFPTWRRRLEEAPEEKRKEEATSFLQVLKAVGTPMIDGSAVHFVYHDPEARHVSLVGEFNEWNRRGVPMTPLRDTGFFYHTMQVRGPARVEYKLVVDGEWETDPLCPNAVENGIGEQNSFFVVGDFHEPPELEVNPAILHGRVEEFDFESTLLNNRRRVYVYLPPSYESDEAQRFPTFYVHDGGEYLTRARLATVLDNLIHSREVTPLIAVMVDPVDRGREYWANEDYGRFTEKELLPHIDGRYRTLARREARGVMGASLGGLISTYLALSRPHLFSKVGGQSSALFLLEGARASGLVAELRKRVEMLQKHWVQPKSLTTLVEGLRSPIAFYFDVGKYEPQFIPAHHRLVPLLEAKGCPCFFQELTGGHNWTSWRAHLKDMLTFLWGAQAPMLSDDEQAQREEPRVPVSEPGWPQWDFETLFQRFVSSWDRLFPGWLRPSGWDSSFAMGMENGSLLLKLVLPGFAPDEVEVLVVGKQIVIKGERTAVPGPREGVSSLMRASRFERMLPLPEGVSAEQVNARYQDGVLEISMPAPQGMVTRRIPIEVK
- a CDS encoding zinc ribbon domain-containing protein — protein: MHCANCGAENPTGARFCIECAAPFGKRCPGCGVENLPRARFCSNCATPLTEGETGKASNPQPPTPTPQSPSGERRQLTVMFCDLVGATALSAQLDPEDLRDVVRSYQQTSATVIERGGGHIAQYLGDGLLVYFGYPVAHEDDAARVVRAGLAIIAALQERGPSPLVGEGQGEGAKISAIHPPHPHLLPQGEKELRQLHVRIGIHTGPVVMGEMGGGAKREHLALGETPNIAARIQGQAAPDEVLISAATSRLVEGLFECEERGQPELKGVVTPLTLYRVLKEGDAQSRFQAAVRTGLTPLVGREHELGLLRECWERATQAAGQVVVLSGEPGIGKSRLV